From Synoicihabitans lomoniglobus, the proteins below share one genomic window:
- a CDS encoding glycosyltransferase family 2 protein: protein MPLILSVVYFSTLVGLALYGAHRLKMLVLYGRAMARPRPPAPPLDASAQLCVQLPIFNEPLVVEALLEKVTALRWPDAKWEIQVLDDSTDETTAIIDRWLRAHPAAAARVTHVRRASRDGYKAGALKHGMALSNAEFFAIFDADFRPEPDFFEQLMPHFAADDVAVVQARWEFANRRQSLLTRFQAVFLDAHFVVEQTARAAAGLFFNFNGTAGIWRRTALEDAGGWTSDTVTEDLDASYRAQLRGWRLVYLDQYAVASELPENLIAFKSQQRRWTKGGIQVARKSLRSVFAAKLPGRVKREAWWHLTIGVVHPLLVTFSILFVPYLWFAADQLGTWWYLANPAIVLLAGGAPVAFYVAGQFFQRREWREGVMWLLASPLLLSFGLALSVTLCAAFFEGLFSNGGEFVRTPKGGRVARSGNLLTRLRSRTFFTAVTVIEVALSVVLLNGAVFFGSHGHSDLAFALGLKGTGFMVVALLSASDLWPSFWRARV from the coding sequence ATGCCTCTCATCCTCTCCGTAGTCTATTTTTCAACCCTGGTGGGGTTGGCGCTGTATGGAGCGCATCGGCTCAAGATGTTGGTATTGTATGGACGGGCGATGGCGCGACCGCGGCCGCCCGCCCCGCCGTTGGATGCCTCGGCGCAGCTGTGCGTGCAGTTGCCGATCTTCAACGAACCCCTCGTGGTGGAAGCCTTGCTGGAAAAAGTCACCGCGCTGCGTTGGCCGGACGCGAAATGGGAAATCCAAGTGCTGGACGATTCCACCGACGAGACGACCGCCATCATCGATCGGTGGCTGCGCGCGCATCCGGCCGCCGCCGCCCGCGTCACGCATGTGCGCCGCGCCTCACGGGACGGCTACAAGGCGGGGGCGCTCAAGCACGGCATGGCGCTGAGCAACGCCGAGTTCTTTGCCATCTTCGACGCGGACTTCCGGCCGGAGCCCGACTTTTTTGAGCAGCTCATGCCCCATTTTGCGGCCGACGACGTGGCGGTGGTGCAGGCGCGGTGGGAATTTGCCAACCGGCGGCAGAGTTTACTGACCCGGTTTCAGGCCGTGTTTTTGGATGCGCACTTTGTGGTGGAGCAAACGGCGCGCGCGGCGGCGGGATTGTTTTTCAACTTCAACGGCACGGCCGGCATCTGGCGACGCACGGCGCTGGAGGATGCGGGCGGCTGGACCAGTGATACGGTGACCGAAGATCTCGATGCCAGCTACCGCGCCCAGCTGCGGGGCTGGCGACTGGTCTACCTCGATCAATACGCGGTGGCATCCGAGTTGCCGGAAAATCTCATCGCGTTCAAATCGCAGCAACGGCGCTGGACCAAGGGCGGCATCCAGGTGGCCCGTAAATCCTTGCGCAGCGTGTTTGCGGCGAAGTTGCCGGGGCGGGTGAAGCGGGAGGCCTGGTGGCACCTCACGATCGGGGTGGTGCATCCGTTGCTCGTGACGTTCTCGATTCTCTTCGTGCCGTATCTGTGGTTTGCGGCCGACCAACTCGGCACGTGGTGGTATCTGGCCAACCCGGCGATCGTATTGCTGGCGGGCGGTGCGCCGGTGGCGTTTTACGTGGCGGGCCAGTTTTTCCAGCGCCGCGAATGGCGCGAGGGCGTGATGTGGCTGCTGGCCTCGCCGTTGCTGTTGTCGTTCGGACTGGCTCTGAGCGTGACGCTGTGCGCGGCCTTTTTTGAGGGCCTGTTTTCCAATGGCGGCGAGTTTGTGCGCACGCCGAAAGGAGGGCGGGTGGCACGATCGGGCAATTTGTTGACCAGGCTGCGCAGTCGGACGTTTTTTACGGCGGTCACCGTGATCGAAGTGGCGTTGAGTGTCGTGCTCTTGAATGGCGCGGTGTTTTTTGGATCCCACGGGCATTCCGACCTGGCCTTTGCGCTCGGGTTGAAGGGCACGGGTTTTATGGTGGTCGCGTTGTTGTCGGCGAGTGACTTGTGGCCGAGCTTTTGGCGTGCCCGCGTTTGA
- a CDS encoding LysR family transcriptional regulator encodes MQIENFKVFADLVETKSFSKSAKINGITQSAVSQQARAMEKHFKTLLIDRSQKQFQLTREGQAVYETSKELLHGYDKLMSELQEMKKVISGTIRIATIYSIGLHELPPYIKRFLHDFPSVNVRVEYRRSNLVYEDILHNSVDFGLVAFPLKHRQIDAVPFRDDHLVLITHPEHALAKRGTTVNLSEMAGLKFIGFDPDIPTRKAVDQIFRDNKIDMEPVMEFDNIETVKRAVEIDHGVAIVPQATVMREAQQGSLKILHFTGKDFTRPLAILHRKGRVLTPAMRKFIDTLSMDLTDPKTLGVSADS; translated from the coding sequence ATGCAAATTGAGAATTTCAAGGTCTTCGCGGACTTGGTCGAAACCAAGAGTTTTTCCAAGTCGGCCAAGATTAACGGTATCACCCAATCGGCGGTCAGCCAACAGGCCCGCGCGATGGAAAAACATTTTAAAACGCTGTTGATCGATCGCAGCCAGAAGCAGTTTCAGCTCACGCGGGAGGGGCAGGCGGTTTACGAGACGTCCAAGGAGTTGCTGCACGGCTACGACAAATTGATGTCGGAGTTGCAGGAGATGAAGAAGGTCATCAGCGGGACGATTCGCATCGCGACGATTTACTCGATCGGGCTCCACGAACTGCCGCCCTACATCAAGCGTTTCCTGCACGATTTTCCGTCGGTGAATGTGCGAGTGGAGTATCGGCGCTCTAATCTGGTGTATGAGGACATTCTGCACAATTCGGTCGATTTCGGGCTGGTGGCGTTTCCGCTCAAGCATCGCCAGATTGACGCGGTGCCCTTCCGGGACGATCACCTCGTGTTGATCACGCATCCCGAGCATGCGCTCGCGAAGCGCGGCACGACGGTGAATCTCAGCGAGATGGCGGGGCTGAAGTTCATCGGTTTCGATCCGGACATCCCGACGCGCAAGGCGGTCGACCAGATCTTTCGCGACAACAAGATCGATATGGAGCCGGTGATGGAATTCGACAACATCGAGACGGTGAAACGTGCGGTGGAGATTGACCACGGCGTGGCGATCGTGCCGCAGGCGACGGTGATGCGTGAAGCCCAGCAGGGTTCGCTCAAGATCCTGCATTTCACGGGCAAGGATTTCACGCGGCCGCTCGCGATTCTGCATCGCAAGGGACGCGTGCTCACGCCGGCGATGCGCAAGTTCATCGATACACTGAGCATGGATCTGACCGATCCGAAGACCCTCGGGGTGTCGGCGGATTCGTAA
- a CDS encoding YggS family pyridoxal phosphate-dependent enzyme translates to MTPTYEDFVSNADAVCAEIATACRLARRDPGEVELLAVTKNHEAWAPTYAARYGLAGVGENRVQEAIDKQPQVTAKLRWELIGHLQSNKAKIAATHFDRVQSVDSTKLLTRLDRAAAEIERPLAVLLQINAGHDPAKFGVDLADAPALLGHALGCVHLRVDGLMTIAPLSDDPAVAKRTFANLRELRDQLAAEFSTPLTELSMGMSGDLALAIAAGSTQVRVGTALFGKREI, encoded by the coding sequence ATGACCCCAACCTACGAAGACTTTGTCAGCAACGCTGATGCTGTGTGCGCCGAAATCGCCACCGCTTGTCGATTAGCCAGGCGTGACCCCGGAGAGGTCGAATTGCTCGCGGTCACCAAGAACCATGAGGCCTGGGCGCCAACCTATGCCGCCCGCTACGGTCTGGCCGGCGTGGGAGAGAATCGCGTGCAAGAAGCCATCGACAAACAACCCCAGGTCACTGCGAAATTGCGCTGGGAACTCATCGGCCACCTGCAGTCCAACAAGGCCAAAATCGCGGCGACGCATTTCGACCGCGTGCAAAGCGTCGACAGCACCAAACTCCTCACGCGCTTGGATCGCGCTGCGGCCGAAATCGAGCGCCCCCTCGCCGTTTTGCTGCAAATCAACGCCGGCCACGACCCCGCCAAGTTCGGTGTCGACCTCGCCGATGCGCCCGCCCTGCTGGGGCACGCCCTCGGCTGCGTCCACCTGCGAGTCGACGGCCTGATGACCATCGCGCCCTTATCCGATGACCCCGCCGTCGCCAAGCGCACCTTCGCCAACTTGCGCGAATTACGGGACCAATTGGCGGCCGAGTTTTCCACCCCGCTGACGGAACTTTCCATGGGCATGAGCGGCGATCTTGCCCTCGCCATCGCCGCTGGCAGCACACAGGTCCGGGTCGGCACCGCGTTGTTCGGAAAACGAGAGATTTAG